A window of Clupea harengus chromosome 24, Ch_v2.0.2, whole genome shotgun sequence genomic DNA:
agcgttcagcGATCTTAACGGCAGTGGGGGTAGACAGTAGCACCTGGTACGGTCCTTCCCATCTATCATCAGACCAAGTCTTTCTTTTGATGactttgatgaacacccagtctcccaccttcacctgtccttgtacctgtggagacacagaaaaaactgGAACAGTATTTGGTTCTTTGCATTCTCTAGTCAGTAAAGTTTTTTTCATATAATCTGCTAGTGTGGGAATGTCATCTGGGTTGGCTCTTACAGTTGGAGTGAGATCTGGTATTCTGTATGGCCTGCCATAAAGTATTTCAAAAGGTGATAAGAGTTGACCCTGAGCAGGGGTAATGTGCATGCTTAAAGATACTAAATCTAAACAATCAGGCCATTGTCTACCTGTTTCTGCCATAGCCTTTCGAAGTTTAGATTTTACCGTACCATTCGTTCTTTCCACAAGACCAGCACTCTGGGGGTGGTATGCACAATGCCTTTTCAAATCAATTTTTAATTGTTGTCCAACTCTGTCCAACACATCATTCACAAAATGTGAACCATTGTCTGACCTTATGATTTGTGGTACACCAAAAGTTGGTATTATTCTTTTACATAATGCTTTTGCCACTGTGAGTGCGTCGGGTGTTGAACTAGGGAATACCTCTACCCATCTGGAAAACACATCAATTATAACCAAACAATACTCCAGCCCTCTGGCtttgctcaattggatataaTCCATGTGTATTACCTGAAAAGGATAGTCAGGCTTGGGGAAAACTCCCCTCTTAGGCCTGAGGTTCCCTTGTGAATTATGCCGAATACATATCTCACATTGCAAACAAAAATTTTTTGAATAGGTTATGAATCCATATGTGGTATAGTGCTTATGTACTAAGCTAACCATTCCCCCAGTTGATACGTGAGTATCACCATGACTCAAAATCGCTGCCCATTTATACAAAGATCTCGGCAAGATGGGTTTTTTATCTGGACTGATATATACCTCATCTTTCAAAGTCGCCCCGTGTTTTATCCAAGTTTCCTGTTCCCCTTTGGGTGCTTGTTGTTGCATGTTAATCAAAAAGTCATCCTCTGTGTCTTGTGTCAGATACAGACCAGCTGCCTGCTTGGCAGCCTTGTCTGCTAAAGCATTTCCTTTTGAAATGTCAtcagttttatttgtgtgtgcttcgCATTTGCATATCGCTAATTTACTAGGCAATTGTATTGCTTCAAGTAGCTCTTGCAACAACTTCTTGTGTTTAACTTCCTTTCCTGTAGAAGTTAAATAACCTCTCCTTTTCCAATGTGCACAGAAAATGTGTGAAGCAGCAAAAGCATATTGGCTGTCTGTGTATACAGTCATTTCCTGACCTTTGTATAACTGACATGCCCTGGTTAATGCAATTATTTCTGCTGCTTGTGCAGATAAGTTAGAAGGTAATTTCTTTGCTTCCACTATGTCAGTAAGGCTAGTGACTGCATAAGCTACTAAATTCCTCCCCCTCACATCCTTGCCTGCAGAGCCGTCAACGTAAATCACACATCCCCCCAGTAGGGGGGTGTCCTGCAGATCCGTTCTCGGTTTCAAATTCTTTTGAGTCTCTTCCTGACATATGTGTGGTATGCCGTCAATAGGTATTGGCAATAATGTGGATGGATTCAGTGTATTACACCTTTCCAAtgttatgtgtggttgtgagagaagaagagtcatGCATGATAAGTGGCGTGCAGGAGAAAGGAAAGTCATGTTAGTCTGTAGTAAAAGCATTGACACTGCATGCGGTACTTTTACGACGAGTTCATGAAACAACACAATTTCTGCTGACGCCTGTACGGCTAATGCCGCTGCGAGCACTGCTTGGACACATGTTGGTGTCGCACGAGCTACCGGATCGAGCTGGGTTGAATAAAAAGCAATCGGTCTCATTTTACATCCCCAAACCTGAAGCAAAACAGATGTCATGAACCCATGTCTGGAATCAACCATGAGAACGAAAGGTTTCGCATAATTAGGAAGAGCCAGTACTGTCGAGCTggctattttttcttttgttaattGAAACGCTTCTGAACCCTCTTTAGTCCACGTAACCTTATCGTGGGGCGCCATTGGTTCAGAGAAAATCATATTATGCAAAGGCCTTACTAATACTGCATAATTGGGTACCCATTGTCGACAATAATTACACAATCCTAAAAATGACATCATCTGTTTTTTAGTCATAGGTTTCGGAGCTTCCAATATAGCTTTCTTCCTTTCAGTATTTACCGTTCTTCCATCTCCGGAAAGAGTGTGACCAAGATATCTTACGTTTGTTGTCCAAAGTTGCAATTTATTTTTGCTGACTTTATTTCCTGTTTTTGCCAAATAATGTAACAGAGATAAAGTATCTATTTTGCACTGTTCTTGTGTTTTAGAAGATACTAATATATCGTCCACATAAGACAAGACTTGACTACCTTGTGGTGGTTGAAAATCAGCTAAACAATTTCTTATGGCATCCGCAAATATTGTAGGTGACTCGCAATATCCCTGAGCTAACCGGTTAAACGTGTATCTTTTGCCCTTAAAAGTGAACGCAAACCAAAACTGACTTGCTTCGTCTACTGGTATTGACCAAAATGCATTACTTAGATCGATTACAGTAAAATATTTTGCTTCGGGGTCCAATTggtttaatagtgtgtgtggatctggcaCATTAGGTGCTCGTGCCACTACGGCTTCGTTGACTTGTCTTAAATCCTGCACCACTCTCCAACCAGTGGATGGCGATGCTTTCTTCACTGGGAAAATAGGCGTATTACAAGGTGAATCAACACATGCTCGAATAATCTTGGCTTTTAACAACTCTTGTATGACTGGCTCGATGCCTGCCTGGGCATCTGGTTTCAGCGGGTATTGTTTTACGCGAGGATAGTATTCCGTTTTTCCTTTAATTTTTACGGGCTCAACACCAATCATTTTACCCACATCCGCTGGATGCTTTGACCAAAGTTTATCAGTAATTTCACTTAATGCCGCCTCTTCCTCAGAAGTTAACAACATCTCTCATTTAGTTTCATTCGGATCACTCATTCTTGTCTCTGGAGTCGTTATTACCACGAAATTTAACATTTTCTTCCACCAGCCGGTGCTTGGACTATATTGAGAATAACCCATGTCTTTCCAGTCGCACGCTCTGTTAATTTCCCATATATGCTCTTTGTTATCTTGCCATTTCTCGTCGGGAGCTTTAGACAACagtatgtttggggtcaatgcGCGCACCAGACTCTCAGCCTGCGGTGATAGAGTTACAGTGCACAGACACGCATTTTCCCTCCAACAGAGTGCAGTGATTACAATTTTTTGTGGGCCTAGTTTATGGACTGCTTCGTCATATTGAGGGTCTGGGCCAGGTCTCCCGTCATTTGAGCAACGTAAAGTGACCTGtatgtcatttttgtgtgtaaaatctGACTCAGGAGACACTACCTTTTTCGCTTCATTTAACAAGGCGCTCGCTGTTTTACACGGAGACTTATCTGGCACATTTAGCCCCCAATAGTAGAAAGGCACGCCCCTCCCTTCCACAATTAAAATATCAGTATTGTTGCATCGTCGAGCTTGCATTCCGCCCTGTTTTGTGGGGTAAATTGCTAAGCCTAATTTAGTCATAACGTCACGTCCGAGTAAATTAAATGGACACGAGGGTGAAACTATCACGGGTGCTTTCACGGATTCTCCTGTTATTGGATTCTTTATCCAAATAGGTTTAGTGAGAGCTTGCCTCTGCGTGTGTCCATTTGCGGAACGTACCAGAACGAAATCACTTGATTTGTCAATAAATTCTCCATTCATTATCGCAGTCCTACACGCTCCTGAATCGCAGAGAAAGTGTACCGGTTTACCGTCAACTAACAGAGTAATTTCGGGTTTTCCACTAGTAGACAAGCAGATGTCTTCCAAATCTAAAAATTCATCGCATGTAATCTCATCTCCttcatctgtttgtttattACTGTGGGTTTCTGTGGCTAGTCATGACTCTTCCTTATTAGGACAATCTCTCGCCCAATGTCCCTTTACtccacaagaataacacttatccctgtcctctctctcttcttcttcttcctcttctccttctctgtctctattcttTCGAGGtgtattttttccttttctccaaTCTTGACTTTTTCCTCTGCTTTGTTCTCTACCTCTGCCTTTCCCTCTGCtctttcctctacctctcccccccctctgacTGCCTCCCATCACTGTCTGAACTGCAGCGACGAAGACTTCGGCAGTTTTCTGCTCATCTCTAAGTTTTTTCTTAGCCTGAGTTACTTTTTCTGCATGTCTTGCCTGCGTCATGAACGCTGGGAGGGTAGATGTGGGAAGTTCAACAAAATTTCTATTAAGCCATTCTCTGACCTCAGCCCTGAAACCCCCAATAATGCCTGTTTCAAATGCGCATTAAATATCGCAACTTCGGCTGGGTTGGCATCCCCTAATCCACTATAGTTCCTAAAGGCATGCTCAAACCTTTCTCTGAACTCATAGACTGTTTCGgcgtctttttgttttgtttctcctaATTTAGTGTAATTAGGCTGAGCCGCAAACGTCGCACGAATTCTTTGTTGCAACGCATTAACCTGAGCGAGTAGCTCCGGGCTTCCAGCTGCGTGCGGACCCGCCCCTTGGGGACCGACCTGAAAATCATTTTTCACACGCGCCCAGTCAACCTTCATCTTGGATCGGTAGATCCACTCAACCTCTCTCCCATCTAATTTATACATATCCCGTAAGGCCTCCATGCCTTGGAGAAAATCAGTTAATCTTTCTTTGTGTTCCGGGACACTTTTTACCGCATCATCAACTTCTTTTTGGTTCCAAGGACGATAAACTAGCATTGTTCTAGGATTATCTGGTCCTATGGGATCGGCAGGAGCAAAAGCAGGATTGGGGAGTTCAATCATCGGGAATTGATGGGCCTCTAGCCCATTTGGTATCTCTGATTGGACATATAGTTCTCCCGCATCCATGTGATAATCACGAAATTTAATGGGAGTACGGCGTATGCGTTGTGGATGGTCATAAGGTGGTGGGGTTCCTGGCAACGGTGGATACAATGGAGCACCTGATGAGTTTGTGCGAGCTGGAGTTAACGGATTTTCTGGTAGTGGAGAGGCTGGCGACGCTGGTGGCCTTTGAACGACTActtgttgctgctgttctagTACTGGTGCCTGTACGAATCTAGACTTACTGATTACTACAGTATCGTCTTCTTTCGATAGAGCAGATAGTACTAATTGCTCTTTTCGTCGTTTAATACCATCAAGTCTTTCTCTCGCCTCCGTTAACCAGACGCCAGCACATGCGAGCTCGTCTTTGTGATGCGTTTTTAACGTTCTCTTTCCCCGGTGATGTTTATTTATGTCTTTGCATAATTTATCACAGTCTTCTACTACTAGTTTCCCACTGAAACTATGTTTTTTAATCCAACGATCTACATACTTCGTGTGACTATTAGTATGTTTCTTCTCTATGTACTTCCTATCTCCAGTACTGCCTTGCGATTTTGACGCATTTTTACCCataattatggtgagttttttgaattaagcaaaatacttctcttgagtctatgaaaaatatccggagGCCGAGCTTCTAGATTGATAAATCAATCCGGACCTCCCCGGGAGTTTGTGCTCTCAGAtagtttccaaagttttaattttgcttaatttctTTCTCCAGCCACGCTCTCATTCACTCAGGTGTACACCTATTCACACTCCCCAATCCCAGATTAGGGTAGAAATATTTCTGTGAGGTCCCAGACCTCAAGAGATCCCAGATCTCTGTATAGCTATTTGTCTGAATATTAAGTAACCCCCGGCTACTCACTTATTATTCTTGTTGTGCGTctcatctggatctggatctCGAGAAGGCAGACTTTCCCAGGGGCAGAAGTCCTTCAGCCGGCCCAACGACGAATTCAACGCGAAGGGACTTTACCTATCCAACTATTGGGCAGGGCGATGCATCGACGTACGGCTTCCGTGGTTCTGCTCCCGGTCGATCTTGTCCTTTCTTGAGATTCCGATCGATGGACCAAACTGtcagggaattatttcaccctttgtataaggactgtatttaaacctcagttattaagacacacacaaccaagaataaaatcaagtaacagacatttactctggcccagaggagagtagtggtttcggaacgctgtccccacatacactgccccttgagtaacttgcctgaccatttattaagaaaatctcacagaacaaagacaatgacacacccatggctctgacttcccatgcctggttccaaaagataagaatgtttacctaagacccccaaaaaccctgactatgggtcctagaccaataaatcagtcttaacctaaacatttcatgacagtctgaattccaagcttctcttcccacagtttcaaacttcctttcacagaacaatggaaagagcttagtcctccatttaactaactaactaatatcaaactaaaacacatcatgataataattaaaaagaaacatttctttcacacaatgttatgtttgatatatacgttaatgccttttttaggttgtatagcctttttcactctggcagggggactgccaatggaaactagccttttggctataattgggtgcatttacattttaatgttcatgaatgtacactgtccctcttgatcaaataaacaaattgattgattgattgattgatagatgcACAGGACAATGTCCCCGGAGTTTCCGGTCTCTGCGAGCAGATTTGCTGCTTTGATTGGGCAGGTCATATATGTAtgtaaaggctgcccactgctcctggggtcctagaggaaggacagtccaggatgggataaatgcagagaataaattcaccAGGACCTCGGCCTGCGTTTGCGcgtatgtgtgtcctgtgtcaccacctatatatgcacgtgtgtgttgctgtgtcgtTTGTGCGACAATGTCAGtgtgactgaagtcagccttgtttgtttgtactgTTACAGTGCGGcttcctgtgcgtgtgcgtgtgtgtgtacctcagtaTCCCCACTATGCATTGTGAGTTCTTGAGTCCAGAGGCGAGCAGCTCCATTCCTGAGTCCTGCAGGTCGTTGTCTCTCAAGTCCAGCTCTCTCAGGTTGGagtcagaggagcagagaatTGAGGCCAAATCTTCACAGTGACTTGAAGAAAGATTAGACTTCCTCAGGCTGCAGAGAGGGAAATCTCTCTTAGAAAATGGCAAATATACAGAATGTTTCACTGCAtttagtgtgttgtgttggagcCCTTGTGGCTTGTGTACATGAACTTAATCAACAGGATACATGCCTGTTTGAATGATTAGCTACTGTTGTGTTTTGCttgtcatttaaaaacaacattgaATACCATATTTAAAGGAAAGCAAGCAATGTCAAATGGAAAGTAAATGTACATCTAATAAGTACTGTTATTTCAGAGAATAAATATACCATTAAAAGCCCTCACCTTAATCTCTCAACTTTACAGTGGCAATTCACCAGTCCTGCTGTTAAAAGCCTCATCTCCTCAACACTGCAGGGACAGCAACTCAGATCCAGGTCCTCCAGCTGTGAGTCTTTCATGGACTGAAGAGAGGATGCGAGGTGTCCAATCATATTGTTGCTCGAACGTTTACAGCCACCTAGACTGCAGGATGTTCAAAATAAACTTCATCAATTTCACACGCTAAGAGGATCAATCAACTCAATCCTTCAATACCAGACTGGTATTGCCTTGACATTAAAACTATTAGAATTGTAGGTCACAcattatttggatggtcccctatagacaaTCTATAGATACTCAGATTACAAACAAACTCTCTTTTCAAACTCTGTTACTTACAATTCATGACTAAGCTTAGAGTTAGgagttgggtttggttaaggtgatgttaaGTGAAAAATGTTAAAGACTgcacttgaatttcaacaaaccatctgtaaagtctctctAGGCGGATCTAAAATAAGTTACCGAATTGTACACATTTTAGTGTATGACTGTTGATGGAAAATGGGATGTGGACATGGATTAGGAAATATGTCTGTGGTTCACGGTCCATTTCTCTTGCCTGTCCAAACAGTGACTTGTGTATGCACTCCGGCTAGAGGacttcaaaaaacaaaaaaattaactgAGGTTGTAGCAACATTTATTAAAATGGAAAAATGAGGAGTTTGTGATCAGCAGGGAAATCATTGAAGTCACAAGCATTGTAGAGCAGTGAAAACCACTGTGAGCAATACATCCAGCACACTTAGAAATTGTTAGAAATACACTCCATCATAgcacagtatatactgtaatcAATGTACACTTGGAAATGTTGTTGGAAATATACTTGTTACAATCTCTTCTTGAATAAATATGagcacatttttaaaaaaaaagactcttgAGAGAGTGTCATGTTTACCTTAGCCTCTCCAGCATACAGCTGGGATTGGATAGGGAGCCACAGACAGCCATCATTCCTGACTCCGCCATGGTGGTACCGTCCAGATACAGCTCTCTCAAGTAAGACGATGTTGATCGCAGGACCGAGGCCACTATCTCACAAGACTGCTCATTAAAATTGCTGTAATCTGTAAGCCTACAAAAAACATAGTGACTTTTAATAAAACACCTTCATCAAAGAAAAGCTATAAATCTCTTTCCACAAACCTATGGATACCAGCGGCTAATTTGATACTTACCGAGCTTTTTTGCACCATTTCACAACCGGAACAAGTCGCTGTTGTCCTTCGTCTGTTGCGTTGTACTCATCAATGTCAAACTCATCCAAAACCTCCTCGGACTTCAGAAGGATGTCTGCTAAGGTGGAACAGTGTGCTGATGATAGTTCTGTATTTGGTCCTTTCTCACAGGTGAGGAACGTCTGCAGCTCTTTCTGAAGTGAGTGGTCTTTCATTTCAGAAAGACAGTTAACGAGGTTGATGAATCTCTCAGGTGAGGTGTTCTTTTTGTCCAcatttttaatgtgttttatgATTAACTCCAGGCTTTTGGAGTTCTCCTTGCTGTTCTCCGCTAATGGACGTTTCAGCAGGCCTTCGAGGAGTTTCTGACTGGAGTCGAGCGAGATGCCCAAAAGAAAGCGAAGGAAAAGATCCAAGTGTCCGTTCTTGCTTTTCAGAGATTTTTCCACAGCACTCTTCAGCAAGAGGTACAGGAACACCTTTTTGGGTTTTGCCTGCAGAAAAGACCTCAGTGCTGCCATGTCCCCGTTCATGAAAGAGACGAAGACAAACAAAGCAGCCAGGAACTCCTGGACGCTTAGATGCACAAAGCAGTAGAACTTACTCAAAGCAAACTTAGGCTCTTCTCTGAGAATTTCTGTACACAAACCGGAGTGCACAGAAGCTTCTTCCAAACTAATGCCACTCTCTTTCAGCGCATCTTCGTCAAACAAGATTGTGCCCTGCTCAAGGTTTTTAAAAGCCAGTTCTGCCAATTTTAAGATGGCATCCCGGTTGGCCTCCAGTATCGTCTTTTTGTCTGGTTTGACACCATCGTACTTTTGGTTTTTCTTGTCCAGCTGTATGATCAGGAAGTGAATATACATTTCTGTCAGGGTTGAGGGGATTTCTGCACTGTCGTACTGACCTAACATTTCCTGCAGGACAGTTGCTGCAATGTAACAGAAGACTGGTATGTGGCACATGATGAGGAGGCTTCTTGTGGTCTTGATGTGACTGAGGATTTGCTGAGCTCGAGCCGGATCCTCAATTCTCTTCATGAAGTACTCATCCTTCTGCTGGTTTTTGAACCCGCGCACTTCTGTGATGCGGTCAACATGTTCAGAGGGGACTTGACCAGCTGCTGCAGGACGTGATGTCATCCATATCAGGGCTGTCCGGAGCAGGTTTCCCTTGATGAGGTTGGTGACCAGCACGTCCAGTGTCGCTGTCTTTGTGACATCAGacacaggtttgtttttcttgaagTTCAGCGGAAGTCTGCTTTCATCAATACCGTCAAAGATGAACACCACCTGTAAGTCGTCGTAACACGTTTCTCCTAGTGCTCTCAGCTCTGGGTGGAACTCAAGCAGGAGATTGTGAAGACTGTATTCATCATCTTTGAGCAAATTCAGCTCTCggagaggaaggaaaagcaTCAAGTGGACTTCTTGATTAGCTCCTCCGTCTGCCCAGTCgagaatgaacttctgcacagaCACCGTCTTTCCAATGCCAGCAATGCCCTTGGTCATCACAGTCCTGATGTGTCTCTCTTGTCCCGGTAAGGCATTGAAGATGTCATTACAGTCAATGGGAGTGTCATCTGGCTTTGGTTTTCTGGACATCTTATCCATCTGCCAAACTTCGTGATCGTTGTTCACCTCGTCACTGTCTCCTTCAGTGATGTAGAGCTGTGTGTAGATCTTGTTAAGTGGAGTTTTGCTTCCTCTCTGTTCGAGTCCTTCAAATATACACTCAAACTGCTTCTGCATCCTGCTCTTGTGACTCTTCAAGACTTTCTGTACAGTTTCAGGGTCTAGATGGGAAGGAACACATGAGTATTTTTTGAATAACTTGCATATCTTTCACACACCGGAAGGACTTTCATCTGTACGGTTCTGCTATTTGAAGGAACCTCATGTACCTGTCAGAAACAAGACAGTAACAGTAACCGAATGGTCAGTAATCTCAAACAGTCCTTAAATATTGAGTAATATCTGAAGAAAAGCATGATTCATGTCATTCCTTTCTAGAAGGATTTTCAATTTCAGCAATGAGCCAGAAGGCAGCTATGGATTGTTGAGGTAGATTATGTAACAGTAATACTTGGCCCTTTTGATTCCTCcttgaaagaaatgtttccaaTGGTACAATTCGTCATTATAGGAGCGATGACTTGGGCTCCATTTTGGGCTGTGATTGTGGCATTTACTAAATGCTGTGGGTGTTGGagatcacttcctgtgtgtgagggagagaggggggggagatagagagcgagagagagagagagagataggaatgATGGAGTATTGACGTTTTTTAACAAATAATTTTACATTAATAATAACGATAATTAATGAACAATACtactgctaataataataataccaatatcaacaacaatagtaataataatagtgatcattgaatatatactgtatgtcagtaTAAAACAGAAAACCAACTCTTACCTATGTCTGAACTTTGGTCCTGGGTGGAACCCAGAATCCTATTCCACAATTGCCTCAACATCATGAGAGTTTGTGGGGCCCAGAGGAATAAACTGACACCAAAAACAAGATAGAGggaaaataatgaaacaaaGATGAGATCAAGGAAGAGGCGATTGATGGCCAATCATTCTGACATGGTATCTGTGAAAGTATGTAACTATTTTTTGTCAAAGCTTTAAACTACAGCCACATTAATAACAGGATATGTAACTGTGAGGTACAACAGAAGAAATAAACGAATGACCAACCTGCTCACACATAAATCTTAAAGACCCTGCCCATGTTTGAGCTAGTCAGTCATCAAAACAAATCACTTCTACGTTGCAGTTGAAATCTTATGTGTGACACTCACTAACAGCAAAAACAGACTGGAAAAGTCCAAAATGCCGCATTAAAGTTCAGTCTCATCAGTAACTTTCAGGGTGTTGCTAGGCGTATttggaagggggggaggggtctAGTGTCTATGCCATTTAATTTAAGCTATTAGCATAACATTTCAAGAAACCCTCTGCGATTGGACCATTGCATCTCCAATACTCTAATGGCGCTAGGATGTCTGGGAGGGCTACTCTAGGCAGGTGCTTCCATTGGCTGTGCACTCTGGAGGAAGTAGAAACTCTTACCACGTTAGTTTACACTCTGCTTATGATTTATAGAAAATCTTCAGTATTTCTGAACATGAGGACCTTTATTttgaataaagaaagaaagaaagtactTTCTCTccgttttatctctctctgtctgtatctcactGAAAGTTTTTTGCCACACCCTCCCACCAAGTCACACTTAAACTGGTATTTCCAATACAATAACTTAGACACTAAATACACCACTGGACCATAATAACCCCCTTTGTATGCATTCCGCGATGCTCATAATGTCTCTATGGCAAGAAAAGGCAAAACAGGAACCAGGAAACAGGTACGTACCTTCCCCTCTGAGCCTCGGCTGTAAACTGATCTGTGCTGAGAGGGTTATATAAATCCACGGAGAGAAGCCACACCATTGGCTGAGTCAAAGTGGAGCAACAAAGTGAATTAGCGAATCAGAGATGATCCGTAAACACtccaaagaggaaaaaaggagcAAGCAGGAACACGGCACAGCAAAGACTGCATTCCACATCGGAACAGAGCTCTGTGAAGACTGCATTCCACATCAGAACAGAGCTCTGTGACGACTGCATTCCACATCGGAACACAGCTCATCAGACTGCATTCCACATCGGAACCTGGCAcagcaaaaaacaaaaagaaagtgtTAATCTGTTGCGTCtcagagagaatacagagaagCAAGCAAATACTTAAAACATACATCTGATTGGCAAAGCTATGGATTGT
This region includes:
- the LOC105909345 gene encoding NACHT, LRR and PYD domains-containing protein 12-like, whose amino-acid sequence is MLRQLWNRILGSTQDQSSDIDPETVQKVLKSHKSRMQKQFECIFEGLEQRGSKTPLNKIYTQLYITEGDSDEVNNDHEVWQMDKMSRKPKPDDTPIDCNDIFNALPGQERHIRTVMTKGIAGIGKTVSVQKFILDWADGGANQEVHLMLFLPLRELNLLKDDEYSLHNLLLEFHPELRALGETCYDDLQVVFIFDGIDESRLPLNFKKNKPVSDVTKTATLDVLVTNLIKGNLLRTALIWMTSRPAAAGQVPSEHVDRITEVRGFKNQQKDEYFMKRIEDPARAQQILSHIKTTRSLLIMCHIPVFCYIAATVLQEMLGQYDSAEIPSTLTEMYIHFLIIQLDKKNQKYDGVKPDKKTILEANRDAILKLAELAFKNLEQGTILFDEDALKESGISLEEASVHSGLCTEILREEPKFALSKFYCFVHLSVQEFLAALFVFVSFMNGDMAALRSFLQAKPKKVFLYLLLKSAVEKSLKSKNGHLDLFLRFLLGISLDSSQKLLEGLLKRPLAENSKENSKSLELIIKHIKNVDKKNTSPERFINLVNCLSEMKDHSLQKELQTFLTCEKGPNTELSSAHCSTLADILLKSEEVLDEFDIDEYNATDEGQQRLVPVVKWCKKARLTDYSNFNEQSCEIVASVLRSTSSYLRELYLDGTTMAESGMMAVCGSLSNPSCMLERLSLGGCKRSSNNMIGHLASSLQSMKDSQLEDLDLSCCPCSVEEMRLLTAGLVNCHCKVERLSLRKSNLSSSHCEDLASILCSSDSNLRELDLRDNDLQDSGMELLASGLKNSQCIVGILSLNMCFLKDGHCEVLASVLSSDDSHLRELDLRDNDLQDSGVELLCSGLNSSQCTLEILRLSFCGVTEKGCKSLASALSANPSYLRELDLSYNHPGETGVRLLTERKDDQDCKLDTLIVDHDAECWLKSGLKKYVCELTLDPNTVDIQIRLSDGDQKLMASSPNENYPNHPDRFLRSEQVLCREGLTGRCYWEAEWNAHMAYMGAAYRKHGRRERDCRLGLNDTSWGLLCRYRSSVSSVYKHLYTGSHDSKASPTVSFPFDCRRVGVFLDWPAGTLSFYSVSSDTLTHIHTFHHKFTEPIYPGFGLVVNGWLSEDSISLCKV